From Shewanella acanthi:
CATTCAGAGAGCATTTTTCATAAATGGCTATTAAAAATATACCTTTTTCGTTGTCATTTAAGCAGAGGTTGAGTTGATGAGGCAGGGTTTATGTAAGGTTAGGGCTTTTATGTTTTGTAGTATTGCTAATTTTCTAAAAAATAGAATGAAACTAGCAACTTTTACTGATTTATCATTTTAAAAATAGTTCTATGATAATAAAAATCGTTTATCTGCAATCCGTAAAGTAGCTCTGGGGAGTTGAATGTTTAGAAACAGCAAGCAAAATTATGGACTCACCGCGATTATCACACATTGGTTGAGTGCCATTGTGGTAATTGGATTATTTGCAGTGGGAGTGTGGATGGTGGAGCTGACTTATTACAGCCCTTGGTATAAAAATGCTCCGCATCTTCATAAAAGTATTGGGGTTTTGCTTTTGGCTTTAACGGTGTTTAGGCTTATATGGCGTTGGAGCAACACCAAACCTGAGGCCGACAGCAGCCACATTTTATTAGAAAAACACGCAGCGAAAATTACCCACAGCATTATTTATCTATTATTGCTGACAATTATGTTGTCTGGCCTGATGATTTCAATGGCGGAAGGTCGTGGCATCATGGTGTTTGATTGGTTTGAAGTCCCTGGAATTTCTCCTTTTATGGCAAATCAGGCCGATGTGGCCGGCAGTATCCATCAGTTAGCCGCCTATGGTTTGATGGGTTTAGTGTTATTGCACGGCCTTGGCGCATTGAAACACCATTTTATCGATAAAGACGCAACACTTGTAAAAATGCTTAAATTCAACCGAGGATAAAAAATGAAAAAACAACTGTTAACCCTGCTCGTTGGTGCATCAATGTTATCCCCATTAGCAGCATCTGCTGCTGACTATGTGATCGACAGGGAAGGTGCTCACGCATCTATTACCTTTAAAGTTAGTCACTTAGGCTATAGCTATGTGGTGGGTCGCTTTAACGATTTTAGCGGTGACTTTAGCTATGATGCGGCCAAGCCAACGGCGGCCAAGGTTAATGTTAAGGTCAATACCTTAAGTGTGGATTCAAACCACGCCGAGCGTGATAAGCATATTCGTAGCGCTGACTTTTTAAATACCGCTAATTTTGCCGAAGCCACTTTTGTGTCGACCTCAGTTGAAGATAAAGGCAATGGTGACTTAGTTATCAACGGTGATTTAACCCTTAATGGCGTCACAAAACCTTTAGCGATTAAGGCCCATGCTGTAGGTGAGGGTAAGGATCCTTGGGGGGGTTACCGTGCAGGTTTTACCGGTACTACCAGCTTTGCGATGAAAGACTATGGCATCAAGATGGACTTAGGCCCAGCATCAGCCAATGTTGAATTAGATTTAGTGGTTGAAGGCATACGTAAGTAATACGTTTGCTTCAAAAAACAAAAGCGCCATTAGGCGCTTTTTTTATTGACGAAATCTTGGAAACTTACGATTATTCCTGATCTTTTTCAGGAACAAAACCTTCAATTTCAACATCTTTACCTTCGAAAAGGAAAGAGGTCATTTGTTCTTCAAGGAACTTACGATCATCAACATTCATCATGTTCAATTTCTTTTCGTTAATCAGCATAGTTTGCTTCTTCTGCCATAGGCCCCAAGCTTCCTTACTTATGCTATCGAAAATACGTTTACCTAAATCACCTGGATACAGTTGAAAGTCTAGGCCGTCGGCTTCTTTGTTTAAATATACGCAATTGACTGTACGCGCCATGATTATTCCTTACTGACTGCGGATTGAAAGAGTGATCCCAAATTGGCTAGCACGCGCTCAGTTGCCGCCGCGAGACCCACTTTGGAAGGATGATTTATGTTATACCAGAGTGACTGGTTTTGTTCCATGACAGCATCCACGCTATGGGCTGCACCTTGGATATCAAGGTTAAGCAGCATAGGCTGAATATCGAGATGGAAATGACTAAAGGTATGCCTAAAACCAATCAATGGTTCGAGTTTAGCTGTGTTATGGCCAAGTGCTTCAATATGTTGCTTAAGCGCCTGCTCGGTGCTGAACTCTGGGAAGCACCACAAACCGCCCCAAATTCCAGCAGGCGGGCGCTTAGCTAAATAGACCTGATTATCCTTTTGCAGCACTAACATCCAAGCGGCTTTCTCTGGGATGGTTTTCTTTGGCTTTTTACCTGGGAATTCAGTTTGTCTGCCCATCAGTTGGGCTTTGCAATCAATGGCAACGGGGCACTCGGCACAATTCGGTTTGCTGCGGGTACAAATACTGGCGCCGATATCCATCATGGCCTGATTGTACTTTTGAATATCCTGCTCGGGCGTCAATGCATTGGTTAGCTGCCATAGCTGCTCTTCAACGGCCTTTTGTCCTGGCCAGCCAGCAATGGCGCCGTGGCGTGCCAAAACCCGTTTAACGTTACCGTCGAGGATTGGGTGATGTTGGCCAAGGGATAAAGATAAAACGGCACCTGCCGTTGAGCGGCCAATGCCCGGCAGTGAGAGTACTTGCTCAAAATCCGTTGGAAACTCACCTTGATACTGATCGCGAATGGTTTTGGCTGCTTTATGTAGATTACGGGCTCTGGCGTAATAACCAAGGCCCGTCCAATAGTGTAGCACTTCGTCCTCTGGCGCATTTGCGAGGGTGAGCACATCAGGGAAGCGTTGCATAAAGTTAAGATAATAGGGAATAACGGTCGCGACTTGAGTCTGCTGCAGCATGATTTCAGAAACCCATACTCGATATGGGGTTTTGTCCTGCTGCCAAGGGAGGGTTTTACGACCGTGGTTGTCGTACCAAGTATTGATACGTGAAGCAAAGGAGGCTGTAGATTTCATCGGCGCAGTGTAGCGATAGATTGCTTGGCAAACAAGATACACCTCCTTGAAAATCCTAGGCCGATTCGCTCAATGGCAGATTCTTGTTATACTTCGCCTCCATTAGTGCTTGCACTGTAGGTTGAACTTTGGATAATGCCCTTCTTTTTAATGGTGTTGTCCACGAGACGAGGCAAAAATGAGCGAAGTCACTACCGCTGAATTTAATGAAGAAGGCAAGTATCTGCGTAAGATCAGAAGCTTTGTCCTAAGAGAAGGTCGTTTGACTAAGGGTCAAGCGCATGCCATTGAAACTCAGTGGCCTACTATGGGTTTAGATTACAGCCCAACACCATTGAACTTAACTGAAGTTTTTGGCCGTGAAGCCGATACCGTTCTCGAAATCGGTTTTGGTATGGGCGCATCCTTAGTGCAAATGGCGCAGGAAGCACCAGAGCTTAACTTCATCGGGATTGAAGTCCATAAGCCTGGTGTAGGTTCTTGCTTAAGTGATGCCGCCGCTGCCGGTGTGACCAATCTGCGTGTTTATCACCACGATGCTATGGAAGTGTTAGAGCATGCGATTGCCGACGGCAGTCTGACCCGCGTGCAATTGTTCTTCCCCGATCCATGGCATAAAAAGCGTCATCACAAACGCCGTATCGTACAGGCTGAATTTGCTGAGCTTATCCGCCGTAAACTGAAGATTTGCGGCGTATTCCATATGGCAACCGACTGGGAAAACTACAGCGAACATATGCTAGAAGTAATGAATGCGGCAAATGGTTACAAAAACCAATCGGCCGATGGTACTGTAGTGCCACGTCCAGATCACCGTCCATTAACGAAATTTGAAGCCCGCGGCCATCGTTTAGGCCATGGCGTGTGGGATCTGATGTTTGAGCGTATCGCTTAAGTCATCGGCTCAATCTATTTATTTGTTCACATAACGGGGAAAATCACTATGGCAAAGAATCGTAGCCGTCGTTTACGTAAGAAAATGCGCGTCGATGAATTCCAAGAGTTAGGTTTTGATATCACTTGGACCTTCGATGCATCTATCTCTGAAGCAGATATTGATGCGACGGTCGATAAGTTTATCGATGAAGTGATTGAAGCCCGTAAGTTAGGCTTCCATGGTGGT
This genomic window contains:
- a CDS encoding cytochrome b, with the translated sequence MFRNSKQNYGLTAIITHWLSAIVVIGLFAVGVWMVELTYYSPWYKNAPHLHKSIGVLLLALTVFRLIWRWSNTKPEADSSHILLEKHAAKITHSIIYLLLLTIMLSGLMISMAEGRGIMVFDWFEVPGISPFMANQADVAGSIHQLAAYGLMGLVLLHGLGALKHHFIDKDATLVKMLKFNRG
- a CDS encoding YceI family protein, which encodes MKKQLLTLLVGASMLSPLAASAADYVIDREGAHASITFKVSHLGYSYVVGRFNDFSGDFSYDAAKPTAAKVNVKVNTLSVDSNHAERDKHIRSADFLNTANFAEATFVSTSVEDKGNGDLVINGDLTLNGVTKPLAIKAHAVGEGKDPWGGYRAGFTGTTSFAMKDYGIKMDLGPASANVELDLVVEGIRK
- a CDS encoding oxidative damage protection protein, translating into MARTVNCVYLNKEADGLDFQLYPGDLGKRIFDSISKEAWGLWQKKQTMLINEKKLNMMNVDDRKFLEEQMTSFLFEGKDVEIEGFVPEKDQE
- the mutY gene encoding A/G-specific adenine glycosylase yields the protein MKSTASFASRINTWYDNHGRKTLPWQQDKTPYRVWVSEIMLQQTQVATVIPYYLNFMQRFPDVLTLANAPEDEVLHYWTGLGYYARARNLHKAAKTIRDQYQGEFPTDFEQVLSLPGIGRSTAGAVLSLSLGQHHPILDGNVKRVLARHGAIAGWPGQKAVEEQLWQLTNALTPEQDIQKYNQAMMDIGASICTRSKPNCAECPVAIDCKAQLMGRQTEFPGKKPKKTIPEKAAWMLVLQKDNQVYLAKRPPAGIWGGLWCFPEFSTEQALKQHIEALGHNTAKLEPLIGFRHTFSHFHLDIQPMLLNLDIQGAAHSVDAVMEQNQSLWYNINHPSKVGLAAATERVLANLGSLFQSAVSKE
- the trmB gene encoding tRNA (guanosine(46)-N7)-methyltransferase TrmB, which produces MSEVTTAEFNEEGKYLRKIRSFVLREGRLTKGQAHAIETQWPTMGLDYSPTPLNLTEVFGREADTVLEIGFGMGASLVQMAQEAPELNFIGIEVHKPGVGSCLSDAAAAGVTNLRVYHHDAMEVLEHAIADGSLTRVQLFFPDPWHKKRHHKRRIVQAEFAELIRRKLKICGVFHMATDWENYSEHMLEVMNAANGYKNQSADGTVVPRPDHRPLTKFEARGHRLGHGVWDLMFERIA
- a CDS encoding YggL family protein, translated to MAKNRSRRLRKKMRVDEFQELGFDITWTFDASISEADIDATVDKFIDEVIEARKLGFHGGGHIEWEGIIATQTIGKCTEDDIAAVKAFWADQKVAQLEVSDLYDIWWS